In Spirobacillus cienkowskii, a genomic segment contains:
- a CDS encoding phosphate/phosphite/phosphonate ABC transporter substrate-binding protein, whose amino-acid sequence MVLFFKFIKCIVYLIIIFTFGSCTKLWLGKPELGSKSLPIKLYIDSTYSNIHANSSRSEIQNCLENKTNYRIEIHFASDDKAVVSALARGQAQYGVISAMAYMNALAKTPLKSLLIFSKNGSPSTRAVIIGHTNIWKSYFQKSGLALNAFNLNNEKIIQYFNKSTVAYTAPDNVIGFLVPRLYFLQRNIFPNAAIFVGNFSSVLQALDQNLAEVGVVSENFLDDKFSNTTPIQLGTLFSDYIVLGISQSLPDSIVVETLKNNPLATTAVIKGLETCAQVKTSDFKKLFDADGVQWSQEKLFSFAKELHNFQQETIRILTPKKL is encoded by the coding sequence ATGGTTTTATTTTTTAAATTTATAAAATGTATTGTATATTTAATTATAATTTTTACTTTTGGAAGTTGCACAAAACTGTGGTTAGGCAAACCGGAACTTGGTTCAAAGTCTTTGCCAATTAAACTTTATATAGATTCGACATATTCTAATATTCACGCCAATTCATCTCGCTCAGAAATTCAAAATTGTCTTGAGAATAAGACAAACTACAGAATAGAAATCCATTTTGCCTCAGATGACAAAGCCGTTGTTTCGGCATTAGCAAGAGGCCAGGCTCAATATGGAGTCATTTCTGCAATGGCATACATGAATGCGCTCGCAAAAACACCATTAAAGAGCCTTCTTATCTTTTCAAAAAACGGTTCACCATCAACACGTGCCGTGATCATTGGTCATACCAACATTTGGAAGAGTTATTTTCAAAAAAGTGGTTTAGCTCTCAATGCTTTTAATTTAAATAACGAAAAAATTATTCAATATTTTAATAAATCGACCGTTGCTTACACAGCCCCCGATAACGTTATTGGATTTTTAGTGCCAAGACTCTATTTTTTGCAACGCAACATCTTTCCCAATGCAGCCATCTTTGTTGGAAATTTTTCTTCTGTTTTACAAGCGCTAGACCAAAACTTAGCAGAAGTTGGAGTTGTTTCTGAAAATTTTTTAGATGATAAATTTTCAAATACAACACCAATTCAATTAGGAACTTTATTTAGCGATTATATTGTTTTAGGAATTTCACAAAGCTTACCCGATTCTATTGTTGTAGAAACTCTCAAAAACAATCCGCTTGCGACAACAGCAGTGATTAAGGGATTAGAAACATGCGCTCAAGTCAAAACTAGCGATTTTAAAAAATTATTCGATGCTGATGGGGTTCAATGGTCGCAAGAAAAATTGTTTTCATTTGCAAAAGAACTGCATAATTTTCAGCAAGAAACAATTAGAATTCTCACACCTAAAAAACTTTAA
- a CDS encoding substrate-binding periplasmic protein: MKKFKAFIQIPIIIIFILLQNFSLAEEKKFKIIAEAIPIRSFYEVVEPDKKQANKPKETTETQEKPKIVGSDIEIISKIFNKINIPFEIELVHWNQLQSKIKNGETDMILGITKKSKYAPYVHFTRLPSYSKTYSFYAFADKVKEKTVMTYENAVAHNYTVGIRVGFKYPKEFWDAYPFQDRVMNNHLYEFRSYKDCINKLKQKKIDLCLADRERTNPLIKKLGDEENIFQYKNVLYWIDFYFAFSKKSKYPNLDKIKSQVDRELYKMTEQEELAEINLTWINKGL; encoded by the coding sequence GTGAAAAAATTCAAAGCTTTCATCCAAATTCCAATTATAATAATCTTTATTTTATTGCAAAATTTTTCTCTTGCCGAAGAAAAAAAATTTAAAATCATTGCCGAAGCAATACCGATACGAAGTTTTTATGAAGTTGTAGAACCTGATAAAAAACAAGCAAATAAACCAAAAGAAACAACAGAAACCCAAGAAAAGCCAAAAATTGTTGGCTCTGATATAGAAATTATTAGTAAAATTTTTAATAAAATAAATATTCCATTTGAAATTGAACTCGTTCATTGGAATCAATTACAATCGAAAATAAAAAATGGCGAAACAGATATGATTTTAGGAATTACAAAAAAATCAAAGTATGCACCTTACGTTCATTTTACCCGGTTGCCAAGCTATTCTAAAACTTATTCATTTTATGCATTTGCCGACAAAGTTAAAGAAAAAACTGTTATGACTTATGAAAATGCTGTTGCACACAATTACACAGTAGGAATCCGTGTTGGTTTTAAATACCCAAAAGAATTTTGGGATGCATACCCTTTTCAAGATCGGGTTATGAATAATCATTTGTATGAGTTTAGAAGTTATAAAGACTGTATCAATAAGCTAAAACAAAAAAAAATTGATTTATGTTTAGCCGACAGAGAAAGAACAAATCCTCTTATTAAAAAATTAGGTGATGAAGAAAATATTTTTCAGTATAAAAATGTATTATATTGGATAGATTTTTACTTTGCATTTTCTAAAAAGTCTAAATATCCCAATCTTGATAAAATTAAAAGCCAAGTAGATAGAGAACTTTATAAAATGACTGAACAAGAAGAACTAGCAGAAATTAATCTTACATGGATAAACAAAGGTCTGTAA
- a CDS encoding YaiI/YqxD family protein encodes MRIWVDADACPSVIKDIIYKAAERLKIETILVANQHVKLPASAYIKGVLVSKGFDVADAYIVKNLQKFDMVITADIPLADLVVKQGAVAINPRGEIYNESSISEKLSIRNFTQVLREGGLVQGGPAPLNSTDKQKFAATFDKHLTLLLKKEKQSS; translated from the coding sequence ATGAGAATTTGGGTCGATGCGGATGCGTGTCCTTCGGTTATTAAAGACATAATTTACAAAGCTGCAGAAAGATTAAAAATAGAAACAATCCTAGTGGCCAATCAACACGTCAAACTCCCTGCTTCTGCTTATATTAAAGGGGTTTTGGTTTCTAAAGGCTTTGATGTTGCAGACGCTTATATCGTTAAAAATTTACAAAAGTTTGATATGGTGATTACTGCAGACATTCCCCTCGCTGATTTGGTTGTAAAACAAGGTGCTGTGGCCATTAATCCTCGGGGGGAGATATATAATGAAAGTAGCATTTCAGAAAAATTATCAATTAGAAATTTTACTCAGGTATTGCGAGAAGGTGGGTTAGTGCAAGGAGGTCCTGCTCCTTTGAATTCGACTGATAAACAAAAATTTGCCGCAACCTTTGATAAACATTTAACCTTATTGTTAAAGAAAGAAAAACAATCAAGTTAA
- the ettA gene encoding energy-dependent translational throttle protein EttA, giving the protein MANYIFNMVKLRKNIAGKDILKDIYLSFFHGAKIGVIGSNGAGKSTLLRIMAGIDKDFSGEAFPQKGTKIGYLPQEPQLDPNKTVFENVEEAVKDIKNLIHKFDTLNERLGEPLDDDEMNKILEQTAVLQDEIDAKNAWEIDRTIEIAMDALRCPPGDAKVTNLSGGEIRRVALCKLLMEKPDLLLLDEPTNHLDAESVQWLERYLKEFTGTLVTITHDRYFLDNVTEWVLELDKGEGIPWQGNYSSWLDQKTKRLGEEEKQESARQKTLKRELDWMSMSPKARQAKSKWRISAYQELLKEQNDRQEGLREIIFPPAPRLGDNVVDALNLTKSFGETVLFENLNFKLPPGGIVGIIGPNGAGKTTLFKMIAGLEKPDNGELKIGDTVKISYVDQNRSTLDGDKTVFQELSQGKDIIVVGNREIPARSYISSFGFRGSDQQKAVGKLSGGERNRLNLAKMVMNGGNLLLLDEPTNDLDVDTLRALEDSLMSFPGCAVVISHDRYFLDRIATHILAFEGNSQIVWFEGNYQDYMADKKRRLGDDAVNPKRIKFKKLMH; this is encoded by the coding sequence ATGGCAAACTATATTTTTAATATGGTCAAACTCCGCAAAAATATTGCTGGTAAAGACATACTAAAAGACATCTATCTTTCATTTTTTCATGGAGCAAAAATTGGTGTAATTGGTTCTAACGGAGCGGGTAAATCAACCCTTCTTAGAATTATGGCAGGAATAGATAAAGATTTTTCTGGTGAAGCTTTTCCACAAAAAGGAACAAAAATAGGCTACTTACCACAAGAACCCCAACTCGATCCCAATAAAACAGTATTTGAAAATGTTGAAGAAGCAGTAAAAGATATCAAAAATTTAATTCATAAATTTGATACTCTTAACGAACGTCTTGGAGAACCTCTTGACGATGATGAAATGAATAAAATTCTTGAACAAACCGCTGTTTTACAAGATGAAATTGACGCAAAAAATGCGTGGGAAATTGATAGAACAATAGAAATTGCAATGGATGCATTACGCTGTCCTCCAGGAGATGCAAAAGTCACCAATCTTTCTGGTGGTGAAATACGTCGCGTTGCACTCTGTAAACTTCTTATGGAAAAACCGGATTTGCTTTTACTTGATGAGCCAACCAACCATTTGGATGCAGAAAGCGTACAATGGCTAGAGCGTTACTTAAAAGAATTCACAGGCACATTGGTGACAATCACCCATGATCGTTATTTTTTGGATAACGTGACGGAATGGGTTTTAGAGCTTGATAAAGGCGAAGGTATTCCATGGCAAGGCAATTATTCGTCTTGGCTTGATCAAAAAACCAAACGACTCGGTGAAGAAGAAAAACAAGAATCTGCTCGTCAAAAAACTCTAAAACGAGAACTCGATTGGATGAGCATGTCTCCCAAAGCACGCCAAGCAAAAAGCAAGTGGCGTATTTCTGCTTACCAAGAACTATTAAAAGAACAAAATGACCGCCAAGAAGGACTTCGCGAAATTATATTTCCTCCTGCACCACGCTTAGGTGACAATGTTGTTGATGCCTTAAATTTAACAAAATCTTTTGGCGAAACTGTTCTTTTTGAAAACTTAAATTTTAAACTTCCTCCAGGTGGCATTGTTGGTATTATTGGACCCAACGGTGCAGGTAAAACCACACTATTTAAAATGATTGCTGGCCTAGAAAAACCAGATAATGGCGAACTTAAAATTGGTGATACAGTAAAAATTAGTTACGTCGATCAAAATCGATCAACTTTAGATGGCGACAAAACAGTATTTCAAGAGTTGAGTCAGGGTAAAGATATTATTGTTGTTGGTAATAGAGAAATCCCTGCACGCTCTTATATTTCGAGTTTTGGTTTTAGAGGTTCTGATCAACAAAAAGCGGTTGGAAAGTTATCGGGTGGTGAACGAAACAGACTCAATCTTGCAAAAATGGTGATGAACGGTGGCAACCTTTTACTATTAGACGAACCTACAAATGATCTCGATGTTGACACATTGCGTGCATTAGAAGACTCACTGATGTCGTTTCCTGGTTGTGCGGTTGTCATCAGCCATGATCGCTATTTTTTAGACCGTATTGCAACTCATATTCTTGCTTTTGAAGGCAATAGCCAGATTGTGTGGTTTGAAGGCAATTATCAAGACTATATGGCAGACAAGAAAAGAAGATTAGGCGACGATGCCGTCAATCCTAAGCGCATTAAGTTTAAAAAATTGATGCACTAA
- a CDS encoding glycosyltransferase family 2 protein yields MLLSLVIPTYNESINIPILLERISIHLADIPKEVIIVDDNSPDKTWEVAHSLEHKYSWLRVIRRMTEKGLSSAVMAGFEIAEGDLLAVMDSDLQHDEKALIDFYRAFQNGADLVVGSRKAQGGQVEDWSQTRKFISWTATLMSKIALRHSVSDPMSGFFALKRSVYENYKEQINPRGFKILLEFLARSKNIKIAEVGYTFKGRIHGESKLSHKVILDYIFALYELSIGKYVPIKFIQYGIIGTIGLIIGTLIIYFTEIFTDFDHSLSLALSIEVSLLSNFFLNNYWTFKTKKLVGFKKLLRGLILFHAICLSGALINHAIGIKLLEFGINIYLSNSIGYLLAAIWNYIINVNITWKGNS; encoded by the coding sequence ATGCTTCTTTCATTGGTTATTCCAACTTATAATGAAAGTATCAATATACCAATTTTACTTGAAAGAATTTCTATCCATTTGGCAGATATTCCCAAAGAAGTCATTATTGTCGATGACAATTCTCCTGATAAAACCTGGGAAGTGGCTCATTCACTTGAGCATAAATATTCTTGGCTTCGTGTCATCAGACGCATGACTGAAAAAGGGTTAAGCTCTGCAGTGATGGCGGGCTTTGAAATTGCTGAAGGCGATCTTCTTGCAGTGATGGACTCCGATCTGCAGCACGATGAAAAAGCATTGATTGATTTTTATCGTGCCTTTCAAAATGGTGCAGACCTTGTTGTTGGTTCTCGCAAAGCACAAGGAGGACAAGTTGAAGACTGGAGTCAAACTCGCAAATTTATTTCTTGGACTGCAACGCTCATGTCTAAAATCGCATTACGCCATTCTGTGAGTGACCCCATGAGCGGTTTTTTTGCATTAAAAAGAAGCGTCTACGAAAACTATAAAGAACAGATTAATCCACGAGGATTTAAAATTCTTCTCGAATTCCTTGCTCGCTCCAAAAATATCAAAATTGCAGAAGTGGGCTATACCTTTAAAGGTCGAATTCATGGTGAAAGTAAATTGTCCCACAAAGTCATTTTAGATTATATTTTTGCGTTATATGAACTAAGCATCGGAAAATATGTTCCAATAAAATTTATTCAGTATGGAATTATTGGAACAATTGGGCTCATAATTGGGACATTGATTATTTATTTTACAGAAATCTTTACAGATTTTGATCACTCCTTATCGCTTGCATTATCTATTGAAGTGAGTCTATTATCAAATTTCTTTTTAAATAATTATTGGACATTTAAAACAAAAAAATTAGTGGGTTTTAAAAAACTACTCCGAGGATTGATTCTTTTTCATGCTATTTGTTTAAGTGGCGCACTCATTAACCATGCAATTGGAATAAAATTGTTAGAATTTGGAATAAATATTTACTTATCAAATAGTATCGGCTACCTTTTGGCGGCGATCTGGAATTATATTATAAATGTTAATATTACCTGGAAAGGAAATTCTTAA
- the nadB gene encoding L-aspartate oxidase — MPQRTLLQVTENIIFDFLIIGSGVAGATTALKLSALGKVALLSKETLFDSNTQWAQGGIASVLSQNDSYEYHAQDTLNAGAGLCHEHIVRKIVAAGPKAIQELITMGVPFTPKDITSKEDFRYHLTQEGAHSARRIIHAADMTGAALQSTLIQKVSKNSNITVFEHHTAIDLIVTDKVSPNFSRNRVLGAYIINEKQNTISAFLAKATILATGGHGKLYLYTTNPDIATGDGTAMAWRAGARVANLEFMQFHPTCLYSSRAKNFLISEALRGEGAILKTKSGHRFMENIHPLKELAPRDIVARAIDEQIKKTGDPYVLLDISHKGKIFIKKHFPGIYSKCLSIGLDITRNAIPVVPAAHYSCGGVVTDDRGRTGVKALWAVGEVACTGFHGANRLASNSLLEGLVFADFIYEDLKALWPELKHYSLPDVPKWKLGKAGEPDEMVVINHLWDEIRRTMWNYVSIVRSEKKLARAAARINQISHEIETYYWDILPSRPLIEVRNLALVAKLTIKCARMRKESRGIHYSLDYPQVDDLNYKKDTVVLS; from the coding sequence ATGCCACAGCGCACCTTACTCCAAGTTACCGAAAATATAATATTTGATTTTTTAATTATAGGAAGTGGTGTTGCTGGGGCAACAACAGCGTTAAAACTCAGTGCATTGGGTAAAGTTGCACTTTTAAGTAAAGAAACCTTATTTGATTCCAATACCCAATGGGCTCAAGGAGGCATTGCTTCTGTATTGAGCCAAAATGATAGTTATGAATATCATGCCCAAGATACTCTCAATGCGGGAGCAGGTTTGTGCCACGAACATATTGTGCGTAAAATTGTTGCTGCAGGTCCAAAAGCAATTCAAGAATTGATCACAATGGGAGTTCCATTTACACCCAAAGACATAACGTCAAAAGAAGATTTTAGGTATCATCTCACTCAAGAAGGGGCGCATAGTGCCCGTAGAATTATTCATGCTGCAGATATGACTGGTGCTGCGCTACAATCTACACTAATTCAAAAAGTTTCAAAAAATTCTAACATTACAGTTTTTGAGCACCACACTGCAATTGATCTGATTGTGACAGACAAAGTATCTCCAAATTTTTCAAGAAATCGAGTATTGGGTGCTTACATCATAAACGAAAAGCAAAACACAATATCAGCTTTTCTCGCCAAAGCGACGATTCTTGCTACAGGTGGACATGGAAAACTATACCTTTATACAACAAATCCTGATATCGCAACGGGCGATGGAACAGCAATGGCTTGGCGAGCAGGAGCTCGAGTTGCAAATTTAGAATTTATGCAATTTCATCCAACCTGTTTATACAGTTCTCGTGCAAAAAATTTTTTGATTTCTGAAGCATTACGTGGTGAAGGAGCAATTCTTAAAACTAAAAGTGGACACAGATTTATGGAAAATATACATCCTCTTAAAGAACTGGCTCCACGTGATATTGTTGCTCGCGCTATTGATGAACAAATTAAAAAAACTGGCGACCCTTATGTTTTGCTCGACATTTCGCACAAAGGAAAAATTTTTATAAAAAAACATTTTCCTGGAATTTATTCTAAGTGTTTAAGTATTGGCCTTGATATCACACGCAATGCAATACCTGTCGTACCAGCAGCACACTACAGTTGTGGCGGGGTTGTCACAGATGATCGTGGAAGAACAGGGGTCAAAGCCCTTTGGGCGGTTGGAGAAGTGGCGTGTACAGGTTTTCATGGGGCTAATCGACTAGCTTCCAACTCTTTACTTGAAGGTCTTGTTTTTGCAGACTTTATTTACGAAGATTTGAAAGCTTTATGGCCAGAGCTCAAACACTACTCTCTTCCTGATGTGCCCAAATGGAAGCTTGGCAAAGCAGGAGAACCTGATGAAATGGTCGTCATCAATCATTTATGGGATGAAATTAGAAGAACGATGTGGAACTACGTCAGTATTGTTAGAAGTGAAAAAAAACTCGCCCGTGCCGCAGCGCGCATCAATCAAATTAGTCATGAAATTGAAACTTATTATTGGGATATTTTACCAAGTAGACCATTAATTGAAGTACGAAATTTAGCGCTTGTTGCAAAATTAACGATAAAATGTGCCAGAATGCGCAAAGAAAGTCGAGGAATCCATTATTCACTCGACTACCCTCAAGTTGATGATTTAAACTATAAAAAAGATACAGTAGTACTGAGTTAA
- the lpoB gene encoding penicillin-binding protein activator LpoB, whose product MLTAKRFSSFVPALLSAVMLFSGCSSFKGDYGDPEQAQILDDRWNPTDASITVKKMIRDMSEARWISNWREESGKKSNERPFVLDDDIENRTSEIIDTKALIEDLRNQVLNEGKIRFLDEKIRKKLLEEYKYQQSGTVKKSQVKGPGNQQSADFFLSGAISSIVSKQGGKSSVQYQIEMKLVNVATGELVWSGVEKIRKNFKRNSIGW is encoded by the coding sequence ATGTTAACAGCAAAACGATTCAGTTCTTTTGTTCCAGCTTTACTTTCAGCGGTCATGTTATTTTCTGGATGCTCTTCATTTAAAGGTGATTATGGCGATCCAGAGCAAGCTCAAATACTTGATGATCGTTGGAATCCAACAGACGCTTCAATAACTGTTAAAAAAATGATTCGCGACATGTCTGAAGCCAGATGGATTAGCAATTGGCGAGAAGAGTCGGGTAAAAAATCGAATGAAAGACCTTTTGTACTTGATGATGACATAGAAAACAGAACTAGTGAAATTATAGACACGAAAGCACTTATTGAAGATCTGCGAAACCAAGTATTGAATGAAGGAAAAATTCGTTTTCTTGACGAAAAAATTCGTAAAAAACTTCTTGAAGAATACAAATACCAACAGTCAGGAACGGTTAAAAAGTCTCAGGTAAAAGGCCCAGGTAACCAGCAGTCGGCAGATTTCTTCTTATCAGGTGCTATTTCTAGTATTGTTTCAAAACAAGGTGGTAAGAGTTCCGTTCAGTATCAAATCGAAATGAAGCTTGTTAATGTTGCCACAGGAGAGTTGGTATGGAGTGGGGTCGAAAAAATTAGAAAAAATTTTAAAAGAAACAGTATCGGATGGTGA
- the frr gene encoding ribosome recycling factor encodes MNKAQLIEKVKEGMEKTISSLQSDLQKVRTGRASASLLDDVKVESYGSLMPLNSVATLATPEARLITVNPFDKSMLPVVEKAILTSGLGLTPNNDGKIIRIPIPALSEDRRKEMAKQVKKIGEEAKIAVRHHRQEGNAKAKAFQKEQGWSEDEVKRTSEEVQKLTDSYVKKVDDLCASKEKEVLTV; translated from the coding sequence ATGAATAAAGCACAACTTATTGAAAAAGTTAAAGAAGGCATGGAAAAAACAATATCTTCTTTACAATCTGATTTACAAAAAGTTCGGACAGGTCGTGCGTCTGCATCACTACTTGATGATGTGAAAGTCGAATCTTATGGGTCATTGATGCCATTAAATTCTGTTGCAACGCTTGCAACTCCTGAAGCGCGTTTGATTACGGTCAATCCGTTTGATAAGAGTATGCTTCCCGTTGTTGAAAAAGCAATTTTGACTTCAGGTCTCGGTTTAACACCTAATAATGATGGAAAAATTATTCGTATTCCCATTCCTGCACTTTCAGAAGATCGTCGTAAAGAAATGGCAAAACAAGTTAAGAAAATTGGTGAAGAAGCAAAAATTGCTGTACGCCATCATCGTCAAGAGGGCAATGCAAAAGCAAAGGCATTTCAAAAAGAACAAGGTTGGTCCGAAGATGAAGTCAAACGTACAAGCGAAGAAGTGCAAAAACTCACCGACTCTTATGTAAAGAAAGTTGATGATTTATGCGCTAGTAAAGAAAAGGAAGTATTAACAGTTTAA
- the folE2 gene encoding GTP cyclohydrolase FolE2, with translation MQDTQDSKDYRMIKIAKVGIKNVKHPIFYCDHPLQKQNFPSVASFSFFVELPADKKGTHMSRFPSVLYEFAPHFTLQRFQEFALAINQKLESKVSYLEANFPYFYEKYAPVSHSKGLADVQIDLKITGFAQTNSVDTELSITIPVKSLCPCSKAISDYGAHSQRSYLNITVWNPQLSIHNYIEIAESSASAAVYPILKRIDEKFITEQAYNNPRFVEDLVREAAIKLKEKNSATRFTVSAENFESIHNHNAWAFVDSESIV, from the coding sequence ATGCAAGATACTCAAGACTCTAAAGATTATCGCATGATCAAAATTGCGAAAGTAGGGATAAAAAATGTAAAACATCCTATATTTTATTGCGATCATCCATTGCAAAAACAAAATTTTCCGAGTGTTGCTTCATTTTCTTTTTTTGTTGAGCTTCCAGCAGACAAAAAAGGCACGCACATGAGCCGCTTTCCAAGTGTACTTTACGAATTCGCTCCTCATTTCACGTTACAAAGATTTCAAGAATTTGCCTTAGCAATCAATCAAAAGCTTGAAAGTAAAGTGTCTTATTTAGAAGCTAATTTTCCCTATTTTTACGAAAAGTATGCGCCAGTCTCACACTCAAAGGGTCTTGCAGACGTGCAAATTGATCTGAAAATCACCGGATTTGCTCAAACAAATTCTGTTGATACAGAATTAAGCATCACCATTCCTGTCAAGAGTCTTTGTCCTTGTAGCAAGGCAATTTCTGATTACGGAGCACACAGCCAACGCAGTTATTTAAATATCACTGTTTGGAATCCACAATTATCCATTCATAATTATATCGAAATTGCAGAAAGTTCTGCTAGTGCGGCCGTGTATCCTATTTTAAAAAGAATTGATGAAAAATTTATCACAGAACAAGCTTACAACAATCCTCGTTTTGTAGAAGATTTGGTGCGCGAAGCAGCAATCAAGCTTAAAGAAAAAAATAGCGCTACACGTTTTACAGTGAGCGCAGAAAACTTTGAATCCATTCACAATCACAATGCTTGGGCGTTTGTCGATAGTGAAAGTATTGTTTAA
- a CDS encoding metallophosphoesterase produces the protein MFLKLLFSIIVALFITVLGHYYLYLRLVDPIFGHNPTWISIFIALWSITFFGFLILRIVPQFLRKIFELIMFIWMGTAFLFIIVCFITSPINIYLQFYGKDTVTLCYFVIISGLLLTLFSVYLALKKPKIIKTEIKVKKNLPAEIKNLQCVILSDIHVSGLIGKKRVKKLTETVNKLEPDLIFLTGDLMDGSVHQLHKEIAPLKELKAKYGVFYITGNHEYYSGPSNGKIILPMFFIGKFCQIPLTQ, from the coding sequence ATGTTTTTAAAACTATTATTTTCAATCATTGTTGCTTTATTTATTACAGTCTTAGGACATTATTATTTATATCTAAGACTTGTAGATCCAATTTTTGGTCATAATCCTACTTGGATTTCAATTTTTATTGCACTTTGGTCAATTACCTTTTTTGGATTTTTAATACTTCGCATTGTGCCGCAATTTTTACGAAAAATATTTGAACTCATCATGTTTATTTGGATGGGTACTGCTTTTTTATTTATTATAGTATGTTTTATCACTTCACCAATTAATATTTACTTACAATTTTATGGAAAAGATACCGTAACACTTTGTTACTTTGTAATTATAAGCGGACTTTTATTAACGCTTTTCTCTGTTTACCTGGCATTAAAAAAACCAAAGATTATTAAAACAGAAATTAAAGTTAAAAAAAATCTGCCTGCAGAAATTAAAAATTTACAATGTGTTATCTTAAGCGACATTCATGTGTCTGGTCTTATAGGCAAAAAACGAGTAAAAAAACTTACTGAAACCGTTAATAAATTAGAGCCTGATTTGATTTTTTTAACAGGAGATCTCATGGATGGCTCAGTTCATCAACTTCATAAAGAAATTGCCCCACTCAAAGAGCTCAAAGCAAAATATGGCGTTTTTTATATTACAGGCAATCATGAATACTATAGCGGCCCCTCAAATGGAAAAATCATTTTGCCAATGTTTTTCATTGGAAAGTTTTGTCAAATACCTCTCACACAATAA
- a CDS encoding type IV pilus modification PilV family protein encodes MMPTFLCQNNKPNLNNSNSKTCSQQGFTLIECILAIAILSVVVASIVGLQSSIISVTQIASDSLRASWAARSAIAQMQYITDTKSQSDIPESIKIPWITNPEFSILVSRTPLKEIKTSQFLISALNIYNLVNPQGNEKLDVEKSLGMISTTLDASTNSSSKGTFSNVTIQVKWQSGITEKEISEGFFLIDKDIFKNISLPNLGTNNNNNNPSNSSNQSNETKQ; translated from the coding sequence ATGATGCCAACTTTTCTTTGTCAAAATAATAAACCTAATTTGAATAATAGCAATTCTAAAACATGCTCTCAACAAGGTTTTACATTAATTGAATGCATCTTAGCAATTGCGATATTGAGCGTTGTTGTTGCAAGTATTGTAGGTCTGCAATCTTCTATTATTTCTGTCACTCAAATTGCTTCCGATTCTTTGCGCGCCTCATGGGCCGCTCGCTCTGCAATTGCCCAAATGCAATATATTACCGATACCAAAAGTCAAAGCGATATCCCTGAATCAATTAAAATTCCATGGATAACAAATCCTGAATTTTCTATTTTAGTTTCAAGAACACCTCTTAAAGAAATCAAAACCTCACAATTTTTAATTAGTGCCTTAAATATTTATAATCTTGTTAACCCACAAGGTAACGAAAAATTAGATGTTGAAAAATCTTTAGGTATGATTTCTACAACCCTTGATGCAAGCACAAATTCTTCATCTAAAGGCACATTTAGTAATGTTACAATTCAAGTAAAATGGCAAAGTGGAATTACGGAGAAAGAAATTTCTGAAGGATTTTTTCTTATTGATAAAGATATTTTTAAAAATATTTCTTTACCCAATTTAGGCACCAACAACAATAATAACAACCCTTCAAACAGCAGTAATCAATCAAATGAAACAAAACAATGA